The Cydia amplana chromosome 9, ilCydAmpl1.1, whole genome shotgun sequence genome includes a region encoding these proteins:
- the LOC134650728 gene encoding alpha-(1,3)-fucosyltransferase C-like, with protein MRNLAKLLILASFLFVILFLYLTLREWKHSEQQLDKIFQIEQNWTTIAGKHGKSELRMKYILQWTNPKNVPFVYMGVGQQTFIERKCQFTNCYVTSDRNFLGEVSEFDVVVFSGTEVIAWPLEQIKPRRRSPHQKYAFTNIESADNYPFCSHMLDNFFNWTWTYKLDSETKWGYIIVRDANNKVIGPKKNMHWMRLEDMDPVSEELIVQLKNKSRAAAWFVSNCNTRSGREKYVEDLQKELQPYNLSIDVYGKCGPYKCSRDDEEACFQKIKTDYYFYLSFENSHSEDYVTEKLLSALKYNAIPIVYGGANYTRFMPDGIYLNARELGPTALAKKMKRLIDNPDQYKEYFRWKNHYSYYRRNDNAETDDYCGFCSLLNNEEMVKKTSIYNNFKEWWNDPHSRCL; from the exons ATGAGAAACCTAGCGAAACTCCTTATCTTAGCATCCTTCCTTTTTGTTATTCTGTTCCTTTATTTAACCTTGAGGGAATGGAAACATTCCGAACAACAGTTAGACAAAATCTTCCAAATAGAACAAAACTGGACAACAATCGCTGGAAAACATGGAAAAAGTGAACTGagaatgaaatatattttacagtggACTAATCCGAAAAATGTGCCATTTGTGTATATGGGTGTGGGCCAGCAAACGTTTATCGAGCGAAAGTGCCAGTTTACTAACTGCTACGTCACTAGCGATAGGAATTTCCTGGGGGAAGTTTCCGAGTTCGACGTCGTAGTGTTTTCGGGAACCGAAGTCATCGCTTGGCCTCTTGAACAAATAAAACCTAGAAGGCGATCGCCGCACCAGAAATATGCTTTTACTAACATAGAATCAGCTGATAACTATCCATTCTGCTCTCACATGTTGGATAACTTTTTTAACTGGACGTGGACGTACAAGTTAGACTCGGAAACTAAATGGGGATACATAATAGTAAGAGACGCTAATAATAAAGTGATAGGTCCGAAGAAAAATATGCATTGGATGAGGTTAGAAGATATGGACCCTGTGAGTGAAGAGTTAATAGTACAGTTGAAAAACAAATCGAGGGCAGCAGCGTGGTTTGTGTCCAACTGTAACACGCGAAGTGGTCGAGAGAAGTATGTAGAAGATTTGCAAAAAGAACTACAGCCTTACAATTTATCTATCGACGTCTACGGAAAATGTGGACCCTATAAATGCAGCCGAGATGACGAAGAAGCGTGctttcaaaaaataaaaacagattattatttttatctctCATTCGAGAATTCGCACAGTGAGGACTATGTGACTGAAAAACTGCTATCTGCGTTGAAATACAATGCGATACCTATTGTCTACGGAGGTGCTAATTATACtag aTTCATGCCAGATGGAATTTATTTGAACGCAAGAGAGCTCGGACCTACAGCTTTGGCAAAGAAAATGAAACGTCTAATAGACAATCCCGACCAGTATAAAGAATATTTTCGGTGGAAAAACCATTATTCTTACTACAGAAGAAACGACAACGCAGAGACCGATGACTACTGCGGTTTCTGCAGTCTCCTCAACAATGAAGAGATGGTGAAAAAGACGTCCATATACAATAACTTTAAAGAGTGGTGGAATGACCCACATAGTCGATGCTTGTGA
- the LOC134651192 gene encoding alpha-(1,3)-fucosyltransferase C-like: MRPLAKLFFFTSFLFVTLFLYMSLRDIKNTQLLFETKNIFNIEKNLTRFNFVEKLIKSDKSDKKIKYILQWTNPKNVPFVYMLEGNKVFIERKCEYTNCYVTSNKSLLGDVSKFDVIAFSGTEVVYWPTENLIPPKRSPHQKYAFTNIESADNYPFCSNKLDNFFNWTWTFRLDSETKWGYIIVRDANNNVIGPKKEMHWMKLQDMDPVSEKLSAQLRKKSKAAAWFVSNCWTRSRREAFAKDLQKALKPYDLEVDIYGTCGPYKCERDDEEACFQIIKRDYYFYLSFENSFSEDYVTEKLLSALKYNAIPIVYGGANYTRFMPDGIYLNARELGAEKLAKKMKYLIDHPDEYKEYFRWKNHYSYNRRNDYAETDDYCGFCTLLNNEEMVKKKSVYKNFKEWWNDPHRC, from the exons ATGCGACCTCTAGCCAAACTATTCTTCTTCACTTCCTTCCTCTTCGTAACACTCTTCCTATACATGTCTCTAAGAGATATAAAAAACACGCAACTACtatttgaaacaaaaaatatctTCAATATAGAAAAGAACTTGacaagatttaattttgttgaaaaactaataaaaagtgacaaaagtgataagaaaatcaagtacatattacagTGGACTAATCCGAAAAATGTGCCTTTTGTGTATATGCTCGAGGGTAACAAAGTGTTCATAGAGCGAAAGTGTGAATATACCAATTGTTATGTCACTAGTAACAAAAGTCTGCTAGGGGACGTTAGTAAGTTCGACGTTATTGCGTTTTCGGGTACTGAAGTCGTTTACTGGCCTACTGAAAACTTAATACCTCCCAAGCGATCGCCGCATCAGAAGTACGCTTTTACTAACATAGAATCGGCTGATAATTACCCATTCTGCTCCAACAAGTTGGATAACTTCTTCAACTGGACATGGACATTTAGATTAGACTCTGAAACTAAATGGGGCTACATTATTGTCAGAGATGCAAACAACAATGTCATTGGGCCTAAGAAAGAAATGCATTGGATGAAGTTGCAAGACATGGATCCTGTGAGCGAAAAGTTAAGTGCACAGTTGAGGAAAAAATCGAAAGCAGCAGCGTGGTTCGTGTCAAATTGCTGGACTAGAAGTCGCCGGGAGGCCTTCGCGAAGGACCTCCAAAAAGCCTTAAAGCCTTACGACTTAGAAGTAGATATTTACGGAACATGTGGCCCTTACAAATGCGAGCGCGACGACGAAGAAGCATGCTTTCAAATAATAAAGCGGGACTATTATTTTTACCTGTCGTTTGAGAATTCATTCAGTGAGGACTACGTGACTGAAAAACTTCTGTCTGCGTTGAAATACAATGCGATACCTATTGTTTATGGAGGAGCCAATTATACGAG attTATGCCAGACGGAATATATCTGAATGCCAGAGAACTAGGTGCGGAAAAATTAGCAAAGAAAATGAAATACCTTATAGACCATCCCGATGAGTACAAAGAGTATTTCCGATGGAAAAACCATTATTCTTATAACAGAAGAAACGACTATGCAGAAACTGACGACTATTGTGGTTTCTGCACACTCCTTAATAATGAAGAGATGGTGAAAAAGAAGTCTGTATACAAGAACTTCAAAGAGTGGTGGAATGATCCCCACCGttgttaa